The following proteins are co-located in the Agromyces laixinhei genome:
- a CDS encoding ThuA domain-containing protein, producing MRALIASGSGRYSDPWHPFDRTSPIIADILRTAGFNVSVDDDVDHAMSTLQNIDLLVVNAGDPWRGEQDAAPVPTDAVEGFAAALARGLGVLALHCAVSSLRDYPDWFPAIGGMWVPGLSFHPPASRTHITGGTLPDGTTIAPFDVFDEGYCRIQEIGRNHTVAHHHQTRHAHRAAWTRTQCASRIAVDLLGHDERSYESDGHARMLISLAHWASGGLGEAAVKIRV from the coding sequence ATGCGAGCACTCATCGCCAGTGGCTCCGGCCGCTACAGCGACCCCTGGCATCCCTTCGACCGGACGAGCCCGATCATCGCGGACATTCTGCGCACGGCCGGATTCAACGTCTCTGTGGATGACGACGTGGACCACGCGATGAGCACCCTGCAGAACATCGACCTCCTCGTCGTCAACGCCGGCGACCCGTGGCGAGGCGAGCAGGACGCGGCACCGGTGCCGACGGACGCGGTGGAAGGGTTCGCCGCCGCCCTCGCCCGAGGGCTGGGAGTGCTCGCGCTGCACTGTGCCGTGTCGTCCCTGCGCGACTACCCCGACTGGTTCCCCGCGATCGGCGGCATGTGGGTGCCAGGCCTCTCCTTCCACCCCCCGGCATCCCGCACACACATCACCGGAGGGACGCTACCCGACGGTACGACCATCGCCCCATTCGACGTCTTCGACGAGGGGTACTGCCGCATCCAAGAAATCGGACGCAACCACACCGTGGCGCACCACCACCAGACACGACACGCACACCGGGCGGCATGGACGCGTACGCAATGTGCAAGCAGGATCGCCGTCGACCTCCTTGGCCACGACGAACGCTCCTACGAATCTGACGGCCATGCTCGCATGCTGATCTCGCTCGCACACTGGGCGAGTGGGGGGCTCGGTGAGGCCGCGGTGAAGATCCGGGTGTAG